One Fusarium poae strain DAOMC 252244 chromosome 4, whole genome shotgun sequence DNA window includes the following coding sequences:
- a CDS encoding hypothetical protein (BUSCO:11431at5125) → MSPPRRRSARLASSTKTKPVAPTLEVVTEDAESPQRLPEPRSAKKSRSKTKNNVVPSSPAPAPSTPASSAMKPPHDEMHPSKAHQTMGEPSSAMRLGFTDIKNSNEPDTPSKIGVPASDFTFRVAHDTTDTSLSSDAQRMMVELRQQAAKIKVDLLAQRDADASEVESRKIAKPTGKTSRYSAAHIAEFKKMDSIENHPSAWRAQNGRFQPVVQSLKRKPSKANLETTPTSSPSKSGLKQSPSKEPEVPTPSTPRVTQSLKRKSSRANLEEYQQSPSPKKATMPPSGIPMALPPSAKKPLLAPNAQERERVTSKRFKQREDDDASTNRPVSRDDSSIPRPKSSGNGSTKLPASKPSFSRLMSPTKASLAHSGKPTISLIKSPSKVDLKSGLSKSTSTPGLLAPSEAATPRARVLSSGRLDRVKSILRGHRTPSGNVQTAIPQPKISQTPAPPRAEKDKALPPVPLTTPRRKVTKHVAFTPEATRITFQQNSPSPLKSCLKAQPTRSLEDEPFQGIDEALAKADSGDVAYPDLSGFRPLPELPVVKEKDVLPVAPASIPGKFTFRSDHTIEFGDAPVLGFGASPGQSSVRQVRQSIKPDAKMPGSFPGPTSPVGPNKENKLPDSEKVIFGAPHGMSNKKRHRTSWDEEEAEEKLAERSNKKRKAEHVPEGEALLAPRLTGGTPSAKKARTGAITRTPATASPVKKRSVLSMSRLNMLARPKNRA, encoded by the exons ATGTCACCCCCGCGCCGTAGGTCGGCCCGGTTGGCGTCCTCTACCAAG ACTAAACCAGTAGCACCTACCTTGGAGGTCGTCACTGAAGATGCCGAATCACCTCAACGACTTCCAGAGCCCAGGTCTGCGAAGAAGAGCAGAAGCAAAACAAAGAACAATGTTGTTCCATCTTCGCCGGCCCCTGCGCCTTCAACACCAGCTTCATCAGCCATGAAGCCTCCCCATGACGAAATGCACCCAAGCAAAGCCCACCAGACCATGGGCGAGCCCTCCTCTGCCATGAGACTGGGATTCACAGATATCAAGAACAGCAACGAACCCGACACGCCATCAAAGATAGGGGTACCTGCATCCGATTTCACGTTCCGAGTCGCGCACGACACCACCGATACTAGCCTTAGCAGTGATGCGCAGCGAATGATGGTGGAACTTCGACAGCAGGCTGCCAAGATCAAAGTCGATCTCCTCGCTCAGCGCGACGCGGATGCTTCTGAGGTGGAAAGCCGCAAGATTGCCAAGCCTACAGGCAAGACAAGTCGCTACAGCGCGGCGCACATTGCCGAATTTAAGAAGATGGATTCTATTGAGAACCACCCTTCTGCTTGGAGAGCTCAGAACGGACGATTCCAGCCTGTTGTCCAGTCTCTTAAGCGAAAACCCTCCAAGGCTAACCTGGAAACAACACCGACTTCATCTCCTAGCAAGTCTGGTCTGAAGCAATCTCCCTCAAAGGAGCCTGAAGTTCCTACTCCTTCGACGCCTCGCGTTACACAAAGCCTCAAGCGCAAGTCTTCTCGAGCCAATCTTGAAGAGTATCAACAATCACCTTCTCCAAAGAAGGCTACCATGCCTCCTTCTGGTATTCCCATGGCTCTCCCTCCATCCGCCAAGAAGCCGCTGCTGGCCCCTAACGCACAGGAGCGCGAACGCGTTACTTCGAAGAGATTTAAGCAGCGAGAGGACGACGACGCGTCAACAAATCGACCTGTCTCACGTGATGACTCCTCGATTCCTCGACCAAAGTCCAGCGGCAATGGTTCAACCAAGCTGCCTGCCTCGAAACCCAGCTTCTCACGACTCATGAGTCCCACAAAGGCTTCCCTCGCGCACTCGGGCAAACCAACCATTTCTCTGATCAAATCCCCTTCCAAGGTTGACCTGAAGAGCGGCCTGTCGAAATCCACCAGCACTCCAGGTCTGCTTGCCCCCAGCGAAGCAGCCACCCCTAGAGCTCGTGTTCTTAGCTCAGGACGTCTTGATAGAGTCAAGTCAATTTTGCGAGGACACCGAACACCTTCTGGCAATGTCCAAACTGCTATTCCGCAGCCCAAGATTTCTCAGACACCTGCTCCACCCAGGGCTGAAAAAGACAAAGCTCTACCTCCTGTTCCGTTGACTACTCCTCGACGAAAGGTGACAAAGCATGTTGCTTTCACTCCGGAGGCCACTCGTATCACTTTTCAGCAGAACTCACCTTCTCCTTTGAAGTCTTGCCTCAAGGCTCAACCAACACGAAGCTTGGAGGACGAACCGTTCCAGGGTATTGACGAAGCACTTGCAAAGGCAGATTCAGGAGACGTTGCATATCCCGATCTGAGTGGCTTTAGACCTCTTCCGGAACTCCCTGTTGTAAAGGAAAAGGATGTTCTACCTGTGGCGCCTGCGTCTATCCCTGGTAAATTCACATTCCGTAGTGATCACACCATTGAGTTTGGAGATGCTCCCGTCTTGGGTTTTGGAGCTTCCCCCGGCCAGTCTAGCGTTCGTCAAGTACGACAGTCAATCAAGCCCGATGCAAAGATGCCTGGTAGCTTCCCTGGCCCTACATCTCCTGTCGGTCCCAATAAGGAGAACAAGTTGCCTGATTCTGAAAAGGTTATCTTTGGAGCACCTCACGGCATGTCTAACAAGAAGCGACACAGGACTAGCTGGGACGAGGAGGAAGCCGAGGAGAAGCTAGCCGAGCGTTCTaacaagaagcgcaaggctgAGCATGTTCCTGAAGGCGAGGCCCTGCTTGCTCCCCGACTTACCGGTGGCACTCCCAGCGCAAAGAAGGCGAGGACTGGTGCGATTACGCGTACCCCTGCTACCGCTAGTCCTGTCAAGAAGCGTTCAGTTCTCAGTATGAGCCGACTGAACATGCTTGCTCGACCCAAGAACCGGGCATAA
- a CDS encoding hypothetical protein (BUSCO:50785at5125), with protein MSVVTKNPFAYLGNDSDGEEKPVVPVKTVDKNNARTTKRNVEPQAPVKAAGAGGNRRGPGGNEGAFQDRGAGSRRNQNRSTEETPRDAARGGAGARVRGGRGARRAHDRDDRHTSKFGGHGGSEKQANQSWGATEGQAELKDEQAGEAIAKDEQKDAAAEEAAAAEAAAEEEAEKQVSYEEYLAQQAEKKAALESGLKVREANEGSKLDKKWADAKPLENEEEEYFAPTGGKAQRQRERKVKQTVDFDPRFVEPERTRGGARGGRGGRGGRGGERGGDRGRGGNRGGRGGAPQGAAKGNAAINTNDQSAFPSLGGN; from the exons ATGTCGGTTGTCACAAAG AACCCTTTTGCCTACCTCG GCAACGACAGTGACGGCGAGGAGAAGCCCGTCGTTCCTGTCAAGACCGTTGACAAGAACAATGCTCGCACTACTAAGCGCAATGTCGAGCCCCAAGCTCCTGTAAAGGCTGCTGGTGCTGGAGGAAACCGCCGTGGCCCCGGTGGTAACGAGGGTG CTTTCCAGGACCGTGGTGCTGGTAGCCGACGCAACCAAAACCGATCCACTGAGGAGACTCCCCGTGATGCTGCCCGAGGCGGTGCTGGTGCCCGTGTCCGTGGTGGACGTGGTGCTAGACGCGCCCACGACCGCGATGACCGACACACCTCCAAGTTCGGTGGCCATGG TGGCTCCGAGAAGCAGGCCAACCAGTCCTGGGGTGCTACCGAAGGCCAGGCTGAGCTTAAGGACGAGCAGGCCGGCGAGGCTATCGCTAAGGACGAGCAGAAGGACGCCGCTGCTGAGGAGGCTGCTGCCGCTGAGGCCGccgccgaggaggaggccgagAAGCAGGTCTCCTACGAAGAATATCTCGCCCAGCaggctgagaagaaggccgCTCTCGAGTCTGGCCTCAAGGTCCGTGAGGCCAACGAGGGTAGCAAGCTCGACAAGAAGTGGGCCGACGCCAAGCCCCTCGAgaacgaggaggaggagtacTTTGCCCCCACCGGAGGCAAGGCCCAGCGCCAGCGAGAGCGCAAGGTCAAGCAGACTGTTGACTTCGACCCCCGTTTCGTCGAGCCCGAGCGCACCCGAGGTGGTGCTCGCGGAGGCCGTGGCGGCCGTGGTGGCCGAGGCGGAGAGCGTGGTGGTGACCGTGGCCGTGGAGGTAACCGCGGCGGTCGTGGCGGCGCTCCTCAGGGAGCTGCTAAGGGCAACGCTGctatcaacaccaacgaCCAGTCTGCTTTCCCCAGCCTCGGCGGCAACTAA